The Metabacillus sediminilitoris genome window below encodes:
- a CDS encoding malonate decarboxylase holo-ACP synthase, translating into MELNPHDLLELKSVKGLISHSPLPEWVEPSITRAPFVVVRRSRASEGFVAVGVRGRARNERYAAFMPVDHLLKRITPEQLAQERKWKKHPQEIFSCLEQVSHIMNDHSLIWGPVGSVGFELLSGKKTTTKKSDIDIVIRISEGFTTEFAKKIEAELKKIQHRVDVQVESTIGAFSLSEYAASEGKPILIRTIDGPILKKSNLR; encoded by the coding sequence ATGGAACTAAATCCACATGATTTGCTAGAATTGAAAAGTGTAAAGGGATTGATCAGTCATTCACCATTGCCAGAATGGGTAGAACCATCAATTACAAGAGCACCTTTTGTAGTTGTAAGACGTTCCCGAGCAAGTGAAGGATTTGTGGCGGTCGGTGTACGAGGTAGGGCAAGAAATGAGCGATACGCTGCCTTCATGCCGGTTGATCATCTTTTAAAACGGATTACGCCAGAACAGCTGGCACAAGAAAGAAAATGGAAGAAGCATCCTCAAGAAATTTTTTCTTGCCTAGAACAGGTCAGTCATATCATGAATGATCATTCACTTATATGGGGACCGGTGGGAAGTGTAGGATTTGAGTTGTTAAGCGGGAAAAAGACAACGACTAAAAAAAGTGATATTGATATTGTTATTCGTATTTCAGAAGGGTTCACAACTGAGTTTGCAAAAAAAATAGAAGCTGAATTAAAAAAAATTCAGCATCGTGTGGACGTTCAAGTGGAATCGACAATTGGAGCCTTTTCTCTAAGTGAGTATGCAGCTTCAGAAGGAAAACCGATTCTCATTCGAACAATCGATGGACCAATCTTAAAGAAAAGTAATTTACGATAA
- a CDS encoding phenylacetate--CoA ligase family protein, whose protein sequence is MSDIDRERARKFQEMYMRILKSPLYKRKLSDYALNGIGLSQIQTLPLTTKEDLRKAGLFGHLAVDMKEIAQYHESTGTTGEPSAAWFTQKDLITGGRQLKECGVHLTSEDLVLIRFPYAMALPAFLMQHAAWQTGAGVVPASGRTVVTPYPRVLSLMKHLSVTVLAGLPREMELLAEAARLSGSEPSKDFPALRAICVAGELMSDKRREHIEKLWNVPVFNMYGSTETANIATMCEYGTMHIVEEDFYVEVLNEDGSSPIAYGKKGFAAITTLSHQGSPLLRYFNEDIISVEPCLCDCGRAGAKLVHYGRSKDRIRFGNIVLDAMDIQEAVYSLSPAPDAWKVLEQEEGLHILIDSHDSGKWSEEKVRSRLSSRLQVPVTVEITKLLDRGDLMSNVPSVKPVYIQKRSIGS, encoded by the coding sequence ATGAGCGACATCGATAGAGAGAGGGCGCGAAAGTTTCAGGAGATGTATATGCGTATTCTAAAATCCCCTCTGTATAAGAGGAAATTATCGGACTATGCTTTAAACGGCATTGGGTTGAGTCAAATCCAGACACTTCCGTTAACGACAAAGGAAGATCTGCGGAAAGCCGGCCTCTTCGGTCACCTCGCCGTCGATATGAAGGAAATCGCTCAATACCACGAATCGACCGGTACGACCGGGGAGCCCTCTGCCGCCTGGTTTACGCAAAAAGATTTGATAACTGGCGGAAGACAATTGAAGGAATGCGGTGTGCATCTGACGTCTGAAGATCTGGTGCTGATCCGTTTTCCTTACGCAATGGCGCTGCCTGCATTCTTAATGCAGCATGCAGCTTGGCAGACAGGAGCCGGGGTCGTTCCCGCAAGCGGACGTACTGTAGTTACCCCTTACCCCAGAGTGTTAAGCCTGATGAAACATCTTTCTGTCACGGTGTTGGCGGGACTCCCGCGTGAGATGGAACTGCTGGCCGAAGCGGCTCGTCTCAGCGGTTCTGAGCCGAGTAAGGACTTTCCGGCTTTGCGCGCCATATGCGTAGCCGGTGAATTGATGAGCGACAAGCGTAGGGAACATATAGAAAAGCTGTGGAACGTGCCTGTATTTAATATGTACGGTTCGACGGAAACTGCTAATATCGCGACAATGTGCGAGTATGGCACAATGCATATCGTTGAAGAAGATTTTTACGTAGAAGTACTAAATGAGGACGGTTCAAGTCCTATCGCTTATGGAAAAAAAGGGTTTGCGGCGATCACGACGCTTTCCCATCAAGGTTCACCTCTGCTGCGATACTTTAATGAAGACATTATCTCTGTAGAGCCCTGTTTATGCGATTGCGGCCGGGCAGGAGCCAAGTTGGTTCATTACGGCAGAAGCAAGGATCGAATCCGTTTCGGAAACATCGTGCTAGACGCAATGGATATTCAGGAAGCCGTATATTCTTTGTCTCCTGCTCCGGATGCTTGGAAGGTGCTAGAGCAGGAAGAGGGGTTGCACATTTTAATAGATTCACATGATTCCGGGAAATGGTCAGAGGAAAAAGTCCGTTCTCGATTATCTTCTCGACTTCAAGTGCCCGTTACCGTTGAAATCACTAAGTTGCTTGATCGTGGCGATCTCATGAGTAACGTTCCATCAGTAAAGCCTGTTTATATCCAAAAGCGAAGTATCGGCTCATAG
- a CDS encoding metal-dependent hydrolase — translation MNILRLGHAMYVLKSNEGKNYLIDPFFDLNPGFPPDLDHEDFYQSIDCVFLTHGHFDHTSGLSKLVEVKPDIMIVAQYELALILLQQGLKNVLPINIGGAVSFDDVTVTMVQAIHTSSYQETQGTPVYAGEAAGYIFDFLHDYTLYHSGDTALMSDMKLIQDVYHPDIAILSSSGHFTMGPKEAAYAVKHLLKVKYVIPSHTFPTKKTAASQESLNQLLKAFPVVEFMIDKDQELKELLKDYKKTEVIIIGYGEEINFKKC, via the coding sequence ATGAACATTTTACGTTTGGGTCATGCCATGTATGTTTTAAAAAGTAATGAAGGAAAAAACTACTTAATTGACCCTTTTTTTGATTTAAACCCTGGGTTTCCTCCAGATTTGGATCATGAGGATTTTTATCAATCAATTGATTGTGTCTTCCTTACTCATGGACATTTTGATCATACAAGTGGACTTTCTAAATTAGTTGAAGTCAAGCCTGACATTATGATTGTTGCACAATATGAATTGGCTTTGATCCTCCTTCAACAAGGTCTTAAAAATGTGCTTCCTATTAATATTGGTGGTGCAGTCTCATTTGATGATGTTACTGTGACGATGGTGCAGGCAATACATACATCTTCCTATCAAGAGACACAAGGTACGCCAGTGTATGCCGGTGAAGCAGCTGGCTATATTTTTGATTTTTTACACGATTATACCCTTTACCATTCAGGTGATACGGCACTCATGTCAGATATGAAGCTGATTCAAGACGTTTATCATCCGGACATTGCTATCTTATCCTCATCAGGCCATTTTACGATGGGGCCGAAAGAAGCAGCTTATGCAGTTAAACATTTATTAAAAGTAAAATATGTGATTCCAAGTCATACCTTTCCTACTAAAAAAACGGCAGCTTCACAGGAGTCTTTAAATCAATTATTAAAGGCCTTTCCTGTCGTAGAATTTATGATTGATAAGGACCAGGAGTTGAAAGAGTTGTTAAAAGATTATAAAAAAACCGAAGTAATTATCATTGGTTATGGAGAGGAAATAAATTTTAAAAAATGCTAA
- a CDS encoding 4-hydroxybenzoate synthetase produces the protein MADSQFERKASDFLHGLIFDLLLVTDGRTTDLLEMLLNEKIIVDVIRQEEIGGEDANLMGESSGGPYYIRESVLIGEKSGFVVSHNIAVVYSKHIPPDLFEKIAHQQEGIGKAISSFGMPTFRKVVDSGFMNEAETIDLFQRPIKVHFSNLQNKVPYKRYYIYFGRKPGIQLLEYFHPSIIGHRLQQGMTKEQSNKEE, from the coding sequence ATGGCAGACTCACAGTTTGAGAGAAAGGCGTCTGATTTTTTACACGGATTGATATTCGACTTACTGTTAGTAACAGATGGACGTACAACAGATTTGCTGGAAATGCTGTTGAACGAAAAAATTATTGTAGATGTGATCCGGCAAGAAGAAATAGGTGGAGAGGATGCAAATCTGATGGGTGAATCCTCGGGAGGTCCGTACTATATTCGTGAATCCGTTTTGATCGGCGAGAAAAGTGGATTTGTCGTGTCACACAACATTGCGGTTGTATATTCGAAGCATATACCTCCCGATTTGTTCGAGAAAATTGCGCATCAACAAGAGGGAATTGGAAAAGCAATCAGCTCATTCGGAATGCCTACATTCCGAAAGGTGGTCGACTCCGGTTTCATGAACGAAGCGGAAACGATCGATCTTTTTCAACGGCCAATCAAGGTTCACTTTTCTAATCTGCAAAATAAGGTGCCTTACAAAAGATACTACATTTATTTCGGCCGTAAACCGGGGATTCAGCTGCTCGAATATTTCCATCCGAGCATTATCGGACACCGTTTACAGCAGGGGATGACGAAAGAGCAATCGAACAAAGAAGAATAG
- a CDS encoding AMP-binding protein: MSDEKLERERKLKDLLVRLTDSPFYNRKLADYNLMNIGLKQISTLPITVKGELRKAGSFDHLAVDHKEAVHYCESFGTTGEPTSAWLTKEDLETGIRQIKGCGVRIDKEDIVLLRFPHGLTATAFLMQQTCLQVGATIIPEYSTITPYPKLLDLMNRLYVTIIAGSPREIELLAETTRLLGLNSSEHFPSLRAIIVTGEVVGERRKEHLKRRWGVPIIDIYGTAETANIAAMCEHGAMHVLEQDVLVETLKEDGSRLAKPGERGLAAITTLSHQASPLLRYLNEDVISVEQGLCACGQTESKLVHYGRLKDRTRFGEIVLDEKDIQDAVYSLAPVPDAWKAMQRENGFHMILDSERYADWSLERIQVQLSEMLKVTVTAEIGFNTLLNRDELTRNVAPKREVYICKGDNEDPDTSSSILLRDLLRRGYSEFMSDKYKKAQKLFEEAVALIPHSAEAHAWLAAVYGRQIDAAWSLKEKIELFSMLENEITTALGIDPTLPLARRMNGSKLLNTPDMLGGDPSLAANEFRYCIDQGMNDVEIWVSLAECYMKMDDPVKAKEVLKVALALEPMHERATQLLEQAKKREDL; the protein is encoded by the coding sequence ATGTCTGATGAAAAGCTGGAGAGAGAGAGGAAATTAAAGGATTTACTGGTACGTTTAACGGATTCGCCATTTTACAATCGAAAATTAGCGGATTATAATCTGATGAACATAGGACTAAAACAAATCTCTACATTGCCGATTACAGTAAAAGGCGAACTTCGAAAGGCAGGATCATTTGATCATCTTGCTGTTGACCATAAAGAAGCGGTACATTATTGCGAATCGTTCGGTACTACTGGAGAACCAACATCTGCTTGGTTGACGAAGGAGGATTTGGAAACAGGCATAAGACAAATAAAAGGGTGCGGGGTACGGATTGACAAAGAAGACATTGTACTGCTTCGATTTCCACATGGATTGACGGCTACCGCATTTCTTATGCAGCAAACCTGCCTTCAAGTGGGGGCGACGATTATCCCCGAGTACAGTACGATTACCCCTTATCCTAAGTTGCTTGATCTCATGAATCGACTGTACGTCACGATCATTGCAGGATCTCCTCGAGAGATAGAATTGTTGGCCGAGACGACGCGCTTGCTTGGTTTAAACAGTAGCGAGCATTTCCCCTCTCTCCGGGCGATCATTGTTACCGGAGAAGTAGTGGGTGAACGTCGAAAGGAGCATTTGAAACGGAGGTGGGGTGTTCCAATAATTGATATATACGGTACTGCCGAGACTGCTAATATTGCAGCAATGTGCGAGCATGGCGCAATGCATGTCTTAGAGCAGGACGTTTTGGTTGAAACGCTTAAGGAAGATGGTTCCCGACTTGCCAAACCGGGGGAGAGGGGGCTCGCTGCAATTACGACATTGTCCCATCAAGCTTCACCGCTGCTGCGGTATCTCAACGAAGACGTGATCTCCGTCGAGCAGGGTTTATGCGCATGCGGCCAAACCGAAAGCAAGCTCGTCCATTATGGTCGACTGAAGGATAGAACTAGATTTGGGGAGATTGTGTTGGATGAAAAGGATATTCAGGACGCCGTATACTCGTTGGCTCCCGTACCCGATGCTTGGAAAGCTATGCAGCGAGAGAACGGATTTCATATGATTCTCGATTCGGAGCGATATGCCGATTGGTCGTTGGAGAGAATTCAGGTTCAATTATCCGAAATGCTGAAGGTGACGGTAACCGCGGAGATCGGCTTCAACACGCTGCTTAACCGGGATGAGCTCACACGAAATGTTGCTCCAAAGAGAGAGGTCTATATATGTAAGGGCGACAACGAAGATCCTGACACAAGCAGCTCCATTCTATTGCGAGACTTGCTTCGTCGCGGTTACAGCGAGTTTATGAGCGACAAGTACAAGAAAGCACAGAAATTGTTTGAAGAGGCGGTTGCGCTGATTCCCCATAGTGCTGAAGCGCATGCATGGCTGGCTGCGGTTTACGGTCGGCAGATCGATGCGGCTTGGAGTTTGAAGGAGAAAATTGAACTTTTTTCGATGCTGGAAAACGAAATAACGACCGCCCTTGGAATCGACCCGACATTGCCGCTCGCTAGGAGAATGAACGGATCGAAATTGTTAAATACGCCGGATATGCTAGGGGGAGACCCCTCCTTAGCAGCCAATGAATTCCGTTATTGTATCGACCAGGGGATGAATGACGTTGAAATATGGGTATCGCTGGCTGAATGTTATATGAAAATGGATGATCCGGTTAAAGCGAAAGAAGTATTAAAAGTAGCATTGGCTCTAGAGCCAATGCATGAAAGAGCGACACAATTATTGGAGCAAGCAAAAAAACGCGAGGATTTATGA
- a CDS encoding phenylacetate--CoA ligase family protein, translated as MKFQTHKMTVSIDEHSSHLEQFKEFYKQLDDEGKTIEIIPHEKKEDYQLKAVNATLAHVWNRNEYYRSTLEEAGFTEPKIDSLEQLASVPMLKKDVIRGDKTKILCVDPKEIGQVHLTSGTSGKPIYTSYTLADQYVYDLLPKYLELFKESDDDVAAIALPYEFALPGLGFQRLFQFAFGTAVLSLGKGGYMAPIDKSLELMKEYQATVLTTTPSYAALLAEESEKFGIKIGEDIRLKKIWLTGEGCSSTFRERLEKWWGCEVSFFYGSTECGVIGVECSKHKGYHVMEGHVKVEIVDPVSEEVLPYGRTGEIVVTTLLREGMPMVRYRTGDLGNLQKSKCDCGITMDVMQLRGRSEHMLRIGTEDYSPFLIEHFLMEIPEVGLWYHLKLDQGVLTIEAEKFRTKLSDEQLAAKIQKHMADRIGIHCEVVIRHDIPRTFGKATRVFN; from the coding sequence ATGAAGTTTCAAACTCATAAGATGACAGTTTCCATTGACGAACATTCATCCCATCTAGAACAATTCAAGGAATTTTATAAGCAATTGGATGATGAAGGGAAAACCATTGAAATAATTCCTCATGAAAAAAAAGAAGATTATCAGTTAAAAGCTGTTAACGCTACTCTTGCACATGTGTGGAACCGAAATGAATACTACCGTTCGACGTTGGAAGAGGCAGGCTTCACAGAGCCTAAAATCGATAGTCTAGAACAATTAGCTTCCGTACCGATGCTGAAGAAAGATGTCATTAGAGGTGATAAAACAAAGATTTTATGCGTCGATCCAAAAGAAATAGGTCAAGTTCACCTAACTAGCGGCACATCGGGTAAGCCGATATATACCTCTTACACATTAGCTGATCAATATGTTTACGATCTGCTCCCGAAGTATTTGGAGCTGTTTAAGGAGTCGGACGATGATGTCGCTGCGATTGCGCTGCCTTATGAATTTGCGCTGCCCGGCCTTGGATTTCAGCGATTATTTCAATTTGCGTTTGGTACGGCGGTTCTGTCGCTTGGCAAAGGCGGTTACATGGCTCCTATCGATAAGTCGTTGGAATTAATGAAGGAATATCAAGCCACTGTCCTTACTACAACCCCTTCTTACGCAGCGCTCTTGGCAGAAGAAAGCGAGAAGTTCGGTATAAAAATTGGTGAAGATATTCGCCTAAAAAAAATTTGGCTTACCGGCGAAGGATGCTCCTCCACCTTTCGCGAACGGCTGGAAAAGTGGTGGGGATGTGAGGTCTCCTTCTTCTACGGCTCAACCGAGTGCGGAGTTATCGGTGTAGAATGCAGTAAGCATAAAGGGTATCACGTCATGGAAGGGCATGTAAAAGTCGAAATCGTTGATCCGGTTTCGGAGGAAGTGCTTCCGTACGGTCGAACGGGAGAAATTGTTGTGACGACGCTACTGCGTGAAGGAATGCCGATGGTACGCTACCGGACCGGGGATCTTGGCAACTTGCAAAAATCCAAATGTGATTGCGGAATCACAATGGACGTTATGCAGCTAAGGGGCCGAAGTGAGCACATGCTGCGAATAGGCACCGAAGACTATTCTCCATTTTTGATCGAGCACTTTCTCATGGAGATTCCCGAAGTAGGTTTATGGTATCACCTTAAGCTGGATCAAGGAGTGCTCACAATCGAAGCCGAGAAGTTTCGCACGAAGCTAAGCGACGAGCAATTGGCGGCAAAAATTCAAAAGCATATGGCTGATCGGATTGGAATACATTGCGAAGTCGTAATCAGACACGATATCCCTCGTACGTTCGGCAAAGCGACGAGAGTATTCAATTAG
- a CDS encoding DUF4915 domain-containing protein: MRLDFHDIVKFNDHVVLVVETAINAIGCYETETFTRIGEIRFNSEDKDVHHINDIWLDGHTLYVSMFSPYGKWYLDPTHKNGGIVAIDLTDFDPSQHLDIDPANHVVVKSLYMPHSIMVHQNKLSYCDSMSFSVITGNETPIQLPGFTRGLAITDDTIFIGQSKMRHVLRIPHEFSNCCLDGGIYVYNPEFRISRFVSLPVQQVYQILVLDPNFSLGGN; the protein is encoded by the coding sequence ATGAGACTCGATTTTCACGACATCGTTAAGTTTAATGATCATGTTGTTTTGGTTGTGGAAACAGCGATTAATGCAATCGGATGCTATGAGACCGAAACGTTCACCCGAATAGGGGAGATTCGATTCAATTCTGAGGACAAAGACGTTCATCATATTAATGACATTTGGTTGGATGGTCATACTTTATATGTTTCTATGTTTTCTCCTTATGGTAAATGGTATCTGGACCCTACTCATAAAAACGGTGGGATTGTCGCGATTGATTTGACTGATTTTGATCCCAGTCAACACCTCGACATAGACCCGGCAAATCATGTCGTCGTAAAGAGTTTGTATATGCCTCATTCGATAATGGTGCATCAAAACAAACTATCTTATTGCGACTCTATGTCGTTCAGTGTCATAACCGGGAACGAGACGCCGATTCAACTACCAGGTTTTACACGCGGACTTGCAATAACGGACGATACGATCTTTATCGGACAGAGCAAGATGAGGCATGTTTTACGAATACCACACGAGTTCTCGAATTGCTGCTTGGATGGCGGAATCTATGTCTACAATCCCGAATTTAGAATCTCTCGATTTGTATCATTGCCAGTACAACAGGTGTATCAGATTCTTGTTCTTGATCCGAATTTTTCGTTAGGAGGAAATTGA